The genomic stretch GTGCCAGGATATATGGTTCGGGTACCGGAAGAATTGAAATTGAGGGAGTTGCAGCCCTGCATCAGACGGAATATACAGCACCATCTGATCGAATTGTAGCAGGTACTTACCTGGCAGCAGCTGCCGGTGCGGGAGGAGATGTTGTATTAAGAGGGATAGGCTGCGGTAGTCTTTACGTAGTTATTCAGACCTTAAAACGGATGGGAAGCCGTATAAAATGCAAGGAGGATTCCATCTCTCTTCATTCCGATGGAACAGTAAGGGCAGTGCCAGAGATTATAACAGAACCATATCCGGGATTTCCTACGGATATGCAGTCACAGATCATGTCGGTGCTTATGAAAGCATCCGGAAACAGCAAAATAGTGGAAGAAATATTTGAAGGCAGATATCAGAATGTACCGGAACAAGCCAGATTTGGTGCGCAGATATGTTTACAGGACAGAGTGGCGCATATAACAGGTGTTCCTGCTTTAAAAGCTTCTGAAGTATCCGCAGGTGAGTTAAGGGGGGGAGCAGCACTTGTGATAGCCGGTTTAATGGCAGAGGGTAAAACAATTGTTAACAATCCATATCATATCCAGAGGGGATATGAGGATATATGCAGAGACTTAAGGGCTTTGGGGGCACAGATTGAATATAAAAATGAGTAACTGATGAGAACGTTTAAGGAGTGAATAATTGCCAGGAAGGATAAGGTGCTTTGAGAATGCGACAGGATAAAAACAGCAAAACGATAATAAGCCCTTCGGGGAAACTGTTGCTGTTTGGCCTTCTTGTTTTTCTTGCGGTAATCCTGCTTTATATGACCTGTAATCTGAGGTCGGTTACGATAATCGGCAGCACCCATTACAGTGATGATGAGTTAAAGCAGGAATTACTGACAAGTAAAAGCGATAGCAATACCATACTTTTTTACCTGAGACTGATGTATGGCAAAAAAGAATCAATTCCCTTTGTTGAAAAGATTACAGCAACGATGGTGGACAGGCATACCATTAAACTGCATGTCTATGAAAAATCAGTAATCGGCTGTATTCAGTATATGGGAAGTTATATGTATTTTGATAAAGATGGTATAGTCGTGGAAACTTCTCAGGAAAAACTTGAGGGAGTACCATTTATAACAGGGCTGAATTTTAACAGTTTTATACTGCACGATAAGATAGAGACAGAGAACCCGGAGCTTTTCCCGGTCATACTTAAGATCACTCAATTAATCCAGAAATTTGAACTGGATATCAATACGATTCAGTTTAACGAGGACTATGAGGTAACATTAAAAAACAAACAAAGTATAGTGCTTTTGGGAAAAAGAGATTCCTATGATGAACAGATTGCAAATCTGAAGGGACTATTACCGACGGTACCTCAGAAAAACGGTAAGATTCTTTCCATAGACCTGAAGAATTATATGGAAGGTCAGGAAAAAATTGTTGCGAAGCCTGTCAAATAAAACGTTAAAAAAAGGTTGATTATTTAGTGGATAAAAGATATGATATTTATTAGAATAACCAGTCTTATATTACTAGAAGCTCAATGTTGAATAAGAAAATGGAATCGTATATAATTAATATAATTTTAGGTGTATAGTGAAGGAGGAAGTACCTTGCTTGAAATAAGAACGAGTGAAACAGAATCTACTGCAAAAATACTAGTTGTCGGAGTAGGCGGAGCAGGAAATAATGCTGTAAATAGAATGGTTGAGCAGAATATCAAAGGTGTTGAATTTGTTTGTATCAATACGGACAAGCAGCATTTAAAGAATTGTAAGGCTCCTCAATGTGTACAAATTGGTGAGAAACTTACGAAAGGTCTTGGTGCAGGAGCTCAGCCGGAAATTGGAGCACAGGCGGCAGAAGAGAGCAAGGAAGAACTGCTAGAGATAATCAAAGGTTCCGATATGGTGTTTGTAACCTGCGGTATGGGCGGTGGAACCGGTACGGGAGCAGCACCAGTAGTTGCACAGTTAGCAAAGGATATGGGAATCCTTACAGTAGGCATCGTAACGAAACCCTTTAAATTTGAAGCAAAAGCGCGAATGAATAATGCTCTTGGCGGCATTGAGCGGTTAAAAGAACATGTGGACACATTGATAGTGATTCCTAATGATAAATTAATGGAAATTGTTGACAGACGAACTACCATACCTGATGCGCTTAAAAAGGCCGATGAGGTCCTTCAGCAAGGTGTTCAGGGTATCACGGATCTGATTAATGTACCTGGCCTTATTAATCTGGATTTCGCCGATGTTCAGACTGTCATGAAAGACAAAGGTGTTGCTCATATCGGTATTGGTATTGGCAAAGGAGATGATAAATGTATTAGTGCTGTTAATCAGGCTATTACCAGTCCTCTTCTTGAGACTACCATATCAGGAGCTTCCCATGTTATAATCAATATTTCCGGTGATATCAGTTTGATCGAAGTAAACGAGGCAGCAACTATGGTACAGGAGCTTGCTGGTGAAAATGCCAATATTATCTTTGGCGCCATGTATGATGATGCTACTACAGACTATGTTACCATTACTGTAATAGCTACAGGACTTGACGGAGAGGCAGGCAACAAAGGGGAAGCAAAAGGTCCCAGTTTCCTGAAACAACCAGTGGCCAGACCTGAGTATAAGTTTAATAATCAGCAGTCTCCATTTGAAAAAGCACAGTCTCAGGTGGCGGCTACACAATCTACACCCACTTCTCCTTATTCTGGAACCACTTCTCATTATCCAGGCAGAGAGGCCAATGAGGTGGG from Anaerocolumna sp. AGMB13020 encodes the following:
- the murA gene encoding UDP-N-acetylglucosamine 1-carboxyvinyltransferase — its product is MAYIEIVGGKQLSGEVNIQGSKNTVLPILAATLLINGVTKLNHCPRILDVEHMIEILIDIGCTVTWEGSSIIVDARGLSTDIVPTDLVKKMRSSIILMGALLGRTHSAVISYPGGCTIGARPINFHLEAFKQMNVVLEEEDGLIKCLTSGIKGADIYFPSPSVGATENVILAAVLGSGKTRIFNAAREPEILELCKFLISAGARIYGSGTGRIEIEGVAALHQTEYTAPSDRIVAGTYLAAAAGAGGDVVLRGIGCGSLYVVIQTLKRMGSRIKCKEDSISLHSDGTVRAVPEIITEPYPGFPTDMQSQIMSVLMKASGNSKIVEEIFEGRYQNVPEQARFGAQICLQDRVAHITGVPALKASEVSAGELRGGAALVIAGLMAEGKTIVNNPYHIQRGYEDICRDLRALGAQIEYKNE
- a CDS encoding cell division protein FtsQ/DivIB translates to MRQDKNSKTIISPSGKLLLFGLLVFLAVILLYMTCNLRSVTIIGSTHYSDDELKQELLTSKSDSNTILFYLRLMYGKKESIPFVEKITATMVDRHTIKLHVYEKSVIGCIQYMGSYMYFDKDGIVVETSQEKLEGVPFITGLNFNSFILHDKIETENPELFPVILKITQLIQKFELDINTIQFNEDYEVTLKNKQSIVLLGKRDSYDEQIANLKGLLPTVPQKNGKILSIDLKNYMEGQEKIVAKPVK
- the ftsZ gene encoding cell division protein FtsZ, with the translated sequence MLEIRTSETESTAKILVVGVGGAGNNAVNRMVEQNIKGVEFVCINTDKQHLKNCKAPQCVQIGEKLTKGLGAGAQPEIGAQAAEESKEELLEIIKGSDMVFVTCGMGGGTGTGAAPVVAQLAKDMGILTVGIVTKPFKFEAKARMNNALGGIERLKEHVDTLIVIPNDKLMEIVDRRTTIPDALKKADEVLQQGVQGITDLINVPGLINLDFADVQTVMKDKGVAHIGIGIGKGDDKCISAVNQAITSPLLETTISGASHVIINISGDISLIEVNEAATMVQELAGENANIIFGAMYDDATTDYVTITVIATGLDGEAGNKGEAKGPSFLKQPVARPEYKFNNQQSPFEKAQSQVAATQSTPTSPYSGTTSHYPGREANEVGSIKIPEFLQKNKNHK